In Ovis canadensis isolate MfBH-ARS-UI-01 breed Bighorn chromosome 11, ARS-UI_OviCan_v2, whole genome shotgun sequence, one genomic interval encodes:
- the LOC138414651 gene encoding olfactory receptor 1A1-like, with product MREDNQSSTLDFILLGVSGQQEEEDVFFILFLFIYPITLIGNLFIILAIRCDVRLHNPMYFLLASLSFVDIFFSSVTIPKALANHLLGTRAISFGGCLTQMCFMLALGNTDSYILAAMAYDRAVAITRPLHYTTIMSPWTCVLLVIGSWVIGNANAFPHTLLTASLSFCGNQEVANFYCDIASLLKLSCSDTHFNVKMMYLGAAVFSVPLLCIIISYVQVFSTVLQVPSTKGVLKAFSTCGSHLTVVSLYYGTVMGMYFRPLTSYSLKDSVITVMYIAVAPMLNPFIYSLRNRDMKAALGKLFSRRIFS from the coding sequence ATGAGAGAAGACAACCAGTCCTCTACCCTTGATTTCATCCTCCTGGGAGTTAGCGGTCAGCAGGAAGAGGAAGATGTCTTCTTCATCCTCTTTCTGTTCATTTACCCCATCACACTGATTGGAAACCTGTTCATCATCTTGGCCATTCGCTGCGATGTTCGCCTCCACAACCCCATGTATTTTCTCCTTGCCAGCCTCTCCTTCGTTGATATCTTCTTCTCCTCTGTGACTATCCCTAAGGCATTGGCCAACCATCTCCTGGGCACCAGAGCCATCTCCTTTGGAGGATGCCTAACACAGATGTGTTTCATGTTAGCTCTGGGTAACACAGACAGTTACATCCTGGCTGCTATGGCCTATGATCGAGCTGTGGCCATCACCCGCCCACTTCATTACACAACAATTATGAGCCCATGGACTTGTGTCCTGCTAGTCATTGGGTCCTGGGTGATTGGAAATGCCAATGCCTTCCCGCACACTCTGCTCACAGCTAGCCTGTCCTTCTGTGGAAACCAGGAAGTAGCCAACTTCTACTGTGACATTGCCTCTTTGCTCAAGCTGTCCTGTTCTGACACCCACTTTAATGTGAAGATGATGTACCTGGGGGCTGCTGTTTTCTCTGTGCCATTACTATGCATCATCATCTCTTATGTTCAGGTCTTTTCCACAGTCTTACAGGTTCCATCCACCAAAGGTGTGCTcaaagccttctccacctgtggTTCCCACCTCACAGTTGTTTCTCTGTATTATGGGACAGTCATGGGCATGTACTTCCGCCCTCTGACTAGTTACAGCCTAAAGGACTCTGTGATAACTGTGATGTACATCGCAGTGGCTCCAATGTTAAATCCTTTCATCTACAGTCTGAGGAATCGGGACATGAAGGCTGCCCTGGGGAAACTCTTCAGCAGGAGAATCTTCTCATAA